AGGGGGCTGATAACCTCTGGTGGTGACCAGAGGAAAATATCAGGAAGTGCTGCTACTGTCTCTGATTTAGGAATATTTCACTTCAggtcttttcattcattctcatgTCTCATTTTAAGTCGGTGTTGGTACTTTTTCCAGTTTGACAGTATTTATGAAATATCGAGTTGACTGTCATTATCATTTGGATGCAGGAGTTTTTCTCCAACTGTTAAAGTTTAGTTCTGCTGATAGTGGGTGCATCAAACACACAAGTCACAGCTGAACTAGTGCCAGTCCTAATCGATTTCATCTGTTTCGCTGTGGGATTATTGTTTACATAAACTTTTATATTAATGCAGTCAAAgcattgttttgtcatttaatagATTTGATTGATCTGCAGTTTATATGCATCCGCAAATCATGTGTCCGGGCAGCATAAGACACCAAAATAACACGATGTCGCTGTTCAgttatttgcttatttatttattatttattgttgcaTATATGGCTGTGAGATCACACCCAATACACTTGACAGCGCTGTCGTTTGAAAAGTCACATCACATGTCGTGTTAAAGCGTTTTTAAACAGAATCTCATCTGcctgaaaacacaagctgagTTTGGGTTGAAAATGCACAATTTATTGATCATTAAAACAATCCTAGTGGATGAGCAGCTTACATTTGATTTTCTTGTttacatatcacacacacacacacacacactctttctcacacgcacacacacactaaagtaCTTCAGGCTAGAATTAAAAAAGTTAATATGAATTTAGGCCTGcgtaagtaaaaaaaataaataaaataaatatatatatatatataattgaatATTTCCTAATCTGAGCAAATACACTGGCAGTTTGTAAGATTATAACTTTATACAAAGTGGCAGTCAAGTTCAAATGTGTGTATCTATGATGACGCAATAACTATAAGTGCTAGTTTGCGTTAATTATTAATGTGTGCTTCTATTTTTATGGACCATCGaattagtgaaaaaaaaaaacattatacgGTTATTTCCAGGTGAATATTGGCTTTTCTTAACAAACATTATAAAGTAATAGTACAGCCCACATATTTTCTCTAAACTTGGTCAGAAAGGATGCTGTAGCAAAGCCGCATTGAAGGTCTGTTGTAACCTATTGAATAAGATCAGCCAAACCTTTCAACTAAAACGTTACTACTTTTGTGGCTTCTTTGGGCTTCCCTTGGTGGTTTGTTTTCCATGAAGGAAGCTTTTAAAGGGATTGCAGAAGGCTATAACTGTGGCAACCTGCCTGCAGAGaatcaaagagaaaaagggaagaaaagccCTTTGTTTAGGCTATTGCCCTGTCTGGACAGGACCAGCGGATTCCAGGAGGGTAATTTCAATATCGCGCAGACAGTGTACTAGACAGTGACCTTGACAGTGCTGTATGCTCGGTTTACCAAGTTCTCTCTAACAGCAGATTTTCGCCTCGCTAACTGAGCGCACAAGGCCTACAGCTCACGGTCAGATATGACATCATTGCCGGGCTTAAAGATGCACTGAACAGACGAGCAGTTGTTTGAAAGTGAAATGCGGATTTGTGGGAGCTCTGGATCGGAGGCGTGGAGAGACGAGGCAGGGAGGCGCAACACATGGCCTCTTTCTCCGAGGTAAAGTGGCGACTCTAAGCCTACACATTACTCACTCCCTGGATCACCATCCGGGCCATTTTGTTGTAAACACCACACGGCACTGTTTTGCTGTTGGTGGCTCTTATATTAACACGAGAAGCCGCGTGGTGACACCAAGACACCCCAATGCCTCCTAATAAGACCGAGGCGCATGATATTATATTGGATTGATGTTGTGCTGCATTGCGAGACTCACTAACTAGATGCAAGAATGTGCAGTGAGGCAATGAGTCAAAGAGACAGTGAAACTGCAACGGATCCCTGAGAGCTTCTCCAGTTTgaacatttgatatttttctttctatttaaGGCTTGAGCAAGGCCCTGTGCCTTTGAGTTAGACAGGATACACGGTCACAAGTGACGGACACACCTATCAAATATCGGCTGACTTGCAAATGGATCCCAAACCAATGtttaaatgaatgctaatgtgcTCACATAACACCTCATTGGCAAATTTGTGGCACGCAACTAGCGCCGTTCAGCACGCATGTGCATGCTGCTGTAACCCTGAACCTTTTTGTTAATCCTCAACTTCTTTATCaattattaatgaatgaaatcaatctgtttatttttattatttggaGTCCGATCACTTATTATATTTTCAGGGTGTGGCGTTAAGGAGTGTGATGGGTTGCTTATAAAGTCAGTGAAATACGTATTGGCGCATCTTGGAAtatattcacattattttttatgACCTAGGCTGTTAGCCTCCACTTTAAGCTGCCACAGCCTAAACGGCTGTTATATgcttattctattttattgatCCTAATTTCtacttattttattcatttaagttGTGTATTTGAGTTCAATATCAAGTTCAACCCACCGTGACTCTGCGTGGTGAACTTGAGTAGATTGATGGCGATGCGTGTGTGCGTGGTTATATTTAGGATTTTTGTTTCCTGGTCTAATTCCGTGTCACTGATGAGTCAGACCAGTTGTCCTTGTTGTCAGACTTTTTTTCccattagaataaataaatgaaacggCCATAATTGAGATATAAGTAGCTCCCCACAGCCGAGTTATGACAACTTTTGAAATCCATAAATTGATTTAGTCCTCATATAGTCGAGAGCTGGGTGTTGCTGAATTATGAATTTATAAGGGGAACGTGGGATTGCCAAAATTGTCGCAGGACTGATATAATATAGAAAACTATAAATGGTTGGCAAGTCCTctagatttatttttcaattaaagaGGGGAGTCAGTAGGGCCGGGAGAGGAGTGCAAAAGGCGTAGGTCAGTCATAAGAACATGTTTGAGGATGATGGTTGGGCAGTTTGATGACCAAAGACCATATTAGAAATTCTTGCGCCAGCTGTTGGCAGAATGCCTGAATCCTTTGCATGTCATGGCGAAGTTTTCTGCACTAAAAGTGGTCAGTGGTGGACTCTCTGAAAATTGTTTTGTTGGCCTCTTTTTGTCAGAACAGAGGCATGACTACAGTATGACACATCACATATTTGTTCAGTGTCTTCAGAGCTACAAATCAACTAATTAGCGAGATATAAAGCAGACACACTCTCGGCTGGTTGAATCAGTTAAGTGCCCTCTGATATCTTGTAAAATTCATATAAAAGAATTGTGAGAGGTATAACAATCCCACCAGAGTTTGGCTGCGAACGTTTATTGGAGGTATCTGTTAAAGTTGTTCATGTGAGGTGTACTAGAGAATATTATGTGAAATATACCCTCTTAAAGTAACCTTGTAGAATATCGTCCTCTTTTACAGAGCCAGTGGCTTCAACCTGCTGACCCCGTTACTGTAAATATGAGTAGAGTGCGGCAATGAGCATCAGTCTTTTCTTAAAACAAGCTTGTAAAATTGGGACATCACAGCTTTATATGACATGGAATTCAACCGTAATTGCTAGAAAACAAGTTGTCATATGCGCCCTCTCCTTCAAGAAAAATAGTTTTCATAAGAAATagcattttaaaaacttttgCCAGCTTATAAAGATATTAAACGAGGCCACGGACAGCTCCACGAGTGTAAAAGGAGAAGCAGCCTGGGCTCCTTTTGGACTCAGCAGGACTcaagtgaagaaaaacaagattctacatttttaataaaaacgtttatagtatttttaaaaagcatataaACCTCTGTAATACAGaagttaatgttttgttttgtctgagatgGACCGAGTGGGTGGTACCATGTGTAGCAGAAGTTAGCCTGGACACGTGGTTTGAGGATGACCAATCAGGCGCCCCTCCAGGTTTAACTATGTTAAATGTCAGATTGCAATAAACTAGAAGCTGTTGGTCGGGCCCGCGGAAATGGGCGAGCATAATCTCCTTAATCCAGGGTTTGTGGGACCTTTGGTAAACATCCACACTGGAGACACATTTTACTTTCCGAATTTTAGAGCCTCAGGGGGACAACTGGCGGGGCTACCGTCTCTCTCCTACCCGAGAAGGGACAATGTTTGCTCCCTCCCGTGGAATCCTTCGGAGCCGTGCAATGGATACTCTCAGTCCTACTTTAGCAGCCCCGTGTCTATTAACCCTTCTTTCAATCGGTCGTGTGAAATTACCAGACCAGAAGAGGGCAAATGTTATTATAACAGCGGCAACGGGAACAGGGAGACCTGTTCAGGAGGCAGCAGCCTCAAACGGGAGGACAGGGCGAGAGACACATCATTAACATCTGACCACGGGATGCACAGTGGAATTGGCAACACTGCCGCCTTCTCCAAATATGATTACGGGACCGAGCAGCTAACGCAAGACCCGCCATCATGTCAGTCAATGGAGTCCGactccagctcctctctgctcaaCGAGGGCAGCAAGCCTTCATCCAGCGACACACAGACTCTGGTGTCACCGGGAAGCCATCCAAGCAACATAGCTGCAGGCGGAGGttggtgctgttttttttctttaatcattCATGAATTGTTAGAAACGCACGTTCACGTTATTTAGAAGACGGCTGCACATAGCGTACACTTGCGGTATAAGACCGTCATTAGAGCTCGTTATCTTGATGCACAACTTGCAGCCTACATTAGCCTGCAGGGTACATGCGTGGTGTGCAAACGCCGCTAGGGGTTGCCCTAAAATACCTCACGCACCATGTGGTTGTATACAGTTACAGATAACCTCAGCAAACCATACTGGCAACCAGCCTCTGAATAAAACATCTGCCCTGCCAATGCATTCACTCATTAAAGGAGAACCTGTGATTCAGGCACATACATGGATGATTTGGACGTACTGTTGCACTTTGTACAAACAAATTAACGAAGTGATTTAAAGAGGCGAGGCGTTTTGGTTGACTGAATGGAATAGagagacttttctttttaatgactCGTAAACAGAATTAATATCTGTCGCTGTGTACTCAAGAGTCTTATAATATGCTCTGAAACTCGCGAATAAGTAGGGGTATTTGCAAGCACGGCTTAATTATCACGTTAATGCAACTTTAACTGCAACAATAAAACTTCCTGTGACACAAACAGCTGTATACTGGTGGTCTCTATAGAGAGAGGGCTTAAAAAAATGAAGGATAACCACCTATGAtcaaaatttgcacaaaactGGGCAAGTTCTGGTGGTCCTGAAGTTGCATTTGAGATCAGATGTGCTCAGGCAGTGCAGggaaacaccaaaacaaagcCAGTTTGGATTTGTGGAGGAAGTGACAGCTTCCAGGGGCGTCAGTCCTCTGAATCCTAATATAAAGCAGAATCCCTGCATCTGGAAATTTTCCAAAACGCGGGACTCTTCCATTTCCACGGCTGCAGACATCTATTGGGAAACTGAGTGCTTTATCATTATAATGTAATTTTCCCCCTAGATTGAATTTCCTGATTGCTCCCCAGAATAAAGCTTAAAGGAACGGTAAATGCACTTAGCCCACAGGAAGGCAATTGCCCAAGCTTGCCTTAGACAACTGACGCCCCTGTAGGCTCCTCATAACCTTGGAGGTGACCGTGATTTTGCAACTGTGGTGACTAATCCGTCGtgtgcccccctcctcctcctccttctcatcatcatcatcctcctcctccctctcctccaggtgCCCCGTGGTACCCGATGCACACTCGGACCAGAAAGAAGCGCAAACCGTATTCCAAACTTCAGCTGGCTGAGCTAGAGGGTGAATTCATGATGAACGAGTTCATCACCAGGCAGCGGCGGAGAGAGCTCTCCGACCGTCTCAACCTCAGCGACCAACAAGTCAAGATCTGGTTCCAGAACCgcaggatgaagaagaagagactcATGCTGAGGGAGCAAGCTTTGGCCTACTTTTAGAGATGCGGCAGAAGGTGAATCGATAGGCAGTAAAAGCCAAGCCTTCTACGCTCCCTTAGGTCTTCTTTCAATGCATGCACTCATCTAGCCATCATTTACATTGCAGGCAATTATTACaaaattttcagatttttattcttttttttcttgaaggTGCGGGCTACACAAGCCCCAAAACACAAGCCACTATCTGGCATTCAAAGGTGTATCCTACCCGTCAGTAAGACTGCATTAATCTTCGGTGTAATCGCACAAAAAGCTGTGAGAACGTGTTTTCATCTCTTGGTTTTTCCTGATTTGTCAAGAGATCCGCCTACGCCCTCAAATGTAAGCCAAGCAAAATGTGTCACCAAGGCAATAGCTCAGTTTGGCATGACACATAATGACaatatccttttttttgtttttttttgttccatttttagTCAGGGGGGATGCGGAGGAACGAGGCCTCTTGGTAAAAATCTCAAAAATAGGCCTAAAAATAACAGTGAagtgaaaagggagagagagagagagagagagagaagccttTCAGGCATCCGGGAGCCGCTTCCGCGCAATAATTTCTCTGAGGCTGGTGGACTGATAAAGAAGAATCTCCCTCCCTGTTGCTTAACACTTCCACAGCCATAATCTGTTGGGTAAGAGGGACATCAGCTCATCTCCTTTCCATAGTTTTCGACTCGCGCTGTGGGCACGTTCACGGTCACGGGCAGGAAGTGTGGAAGTCTGCATGAGGGAAGGGAGGACTTAAACCGCAATGTAATCCATATCGATATCTTTATGACTGCGCGTTGAAAAATTAATTGCCATGACTTTGTTCATGTGCTAACGAGTTTCTAAAGgtatttttcttacttttattaCCTTTCAACTTGTCTTAACAACAACAGCCACAAAATCCCGCATGAGTTGCATTTCTTTAGTGGAGTGAGATCACCGTTTGAGGACGGTTTTGAGCTGCTATTAAAAGTCCACGTCCAGACTGTGCCAGTTAAAAGAAAATAGTGTATTCTACAATAAACTCACTAGGATCTGTAATGGAAGTATTCACcggtattaaaacatttttaggcCAACTTGGTTAAACAAGGAAACGGCCTAAAGTTGCAACTGGGCGGGAGGGGATTAAGTTTTTAGGCCTGAAAGAGCATTTCTGAAACTTGGTGCTCACAATGAAAATAACTATGTAGAAATTTAGAGTTAATCATAGGCCTACGTGTGTGCTCCCTTAATTCGGGAGGAAAGCAGTGCATTATCTTTCATGTATAACGAGTAAGCTATAGCAGTGAAATGTATTTGCAGCATGTTATTGATGTGAAATAGCTATAAGTCATGTTCTGCGGGCCACTTTTTCTGTAGGTgactttttatacattttattttatgaacaaATCAGATGCAAACACCACCTAAAACATTTCTGACACAAAAGTCTACAaagaatgtattattattattattattattactattattattattattattattattagggtgGAAGGACGGAGGGCCTATTAGGCCTACTTAATGTACTTGCTCCTTGCAATGTGCTCAGTGTTGTCCCTTTCCTTACCTTGTACTCGTGTATAACTttgtaaaattaaattacatatgTTACTATTTGCATCCTATTTGGGGATCCCTTATCGCTATGTAATAGTGCTTTATGTTATTGGTCGTGTTGTACAATATCGCATTCCATATAGCCTATCTGTGGTTGTAGGGGTTGGAAATGTAGGCCTATTATATCATTATACTGCCAAGAATGGATATAAGAAATGGTatgcaagattttttttttgtcatacatGACATTTACAGAAACCCTGTTTCAGTGTTATAGTTGTTTGTTATCGTTCTTTTATTTCGTCCCTCATTGCATTCCTTTCTTTGCGCTTGTCAGGATTGCTACGTTGTCTTGTAAAAGTAATAATGATATGAATGTATATGCGTAAGGTCTTCAATAAACAGAATATTGAAACGTTTATTGGTGTTACCTCAGTCTGTCATTAGGTTGCCCCTCTGAATGTTCTGCTTTAAAAATCAGGTTTTCTGAGTGATGACTGGTGGGATTATTTTATTAGACGTGACCTGtaacacagttttaaaataCATGGGTCCACCGCAGTGAAATAAAGATCTGAGCATTAATGGGACATTTGGAAGCATTTGAGAGGATGTTTTGTTGGCACATAATTGTACATGCTGTGAACTAGAATCAATAGGAGCCCACACAGGTTGGCCGCTCTGACACAAAGGTAGACTTTGGGCACCTATGAGAGCTTTCAATGCAAAATGGCGGCTAGATGCAGACGCTGAACACCATCTTGCATTGAATATAGTTCCTCTTTTTTACAGTAGCCCGGAACACTACAAAAACTACACAACAAATATATTAGCTTTAGGCAAACAAGCCTTTTTTCCCATATTTTTTCCTGGAGCTCTGTGGTTTCCCTTGAAGTTAGACCCAATCAGTGTCACTGGTATGCTACAAGCCTATAACAGCGCAGCTAAACGCGCAATTGCTGTGTAAAGCAGTAATAGGGTTACACCCCAGTGCTCCATATAGTCAAGCCTCTTGGCCACTCCTGTTTCTTGCGCATCCCATCATCTGTCTTGCATTAGGGGATTTAAATGCGTGATTATTACAAATCAAAGCATGCTCTATTCCAAGGAGATCTTTCTCAAATGGCATACAGACAACACGGACGGTTGTGTATTGAACTCATATCTAAAATCCACAAAGCTCTCCCTACTGGCAAGGAAGAGTAAAGCAATGCAGGGGCTGTGCAGTGTTTTCCTACCAGCTAACTAACCGAGCATTAATGCGTTTGTCCTCAACAGCCTCCAGTCTCAGTTAGGTGAAGTAGATCCACTGGAAACTGTTGTGCTGTTTCAATGTTGAGATCAGATGTTGCCTTTTCAGTGAACTGTGAACGGCCGCTCCTGCACCCGGTCCGCTGAATGGCCTTTCTGAGTTAGTCTGTTCATGATCACAACACAAGTACACATAATGTAAGATGACCTGATCTCATTACTTAACACAATCCTCTTGGTACTGTATTAACGACCGACTTGAACCTATGTAAgtaaagatgtattaaaaaatatacagtgtCATTACAGCAGGCTTTGAGCCTTGCTGCATTATTAAACTCTCATGTCTCATAGTAGCTGTGCTGTGATGATGCTTCTGAAACCTCTGATGTTTGTGCCCATTTTGTGCCACCTTCCCCTTTTAGGCTACAAATATCCATCTTATGATTTCATCAACATAATGCAAAATAGTTCTTTATCTATTGTATAAACAGTACGTGTATACATTGAATATTAGAACTGAAATATCCTCCATGAGAGGAAAGGGCCGCCTGGACGCGCAGCTATTTGACCGGACATTATGCGTCAGTTTACAGATATTAAAAATGTTGgttataaaattattttgtttccAAAATAACATCTGTATTTATTATAAACAAATCGCGCAATTAGCTCAAATGGCTTGTGTAGATGTCCTGTTAAAATGGGAGTAACTGTAAATATATGGGATCCGCTGGTTTTATGTTTTGGAAAAATACTCTCATGTACATCTGCGCATCTGATTAAAGGCggttttaaaaatcatttcaattaAATGACCACCTACAATTTAAACATGAATATCGGAGGACATACCTGTGTCTTGATTTTAATTGTTTCTTCTCTATAACAAGAGAAACGCAGGCGTAATGTTTTGATATGCAGCCTTTTACGCACAGGCGACTGCATTCATAAGTCCGtgtatgtttttaatcaaagcaATACACAGTGCATCGGTTCAGAAGTGGCGCCAGGCTGATGCACAGCATAACCAGTGAGTGTACCAAGTATTTGCTGTAATATGATAATAACAAAGACTGTGAAATAATACTGTTGAGATGTTAAATTGCGTGTATTGAATTTGATCACCCAGAGGACATCATTCATAACAACTCCAATCCTTTTTTTCCTATCAAACGCGCTGTTGACCATGAAAGGGGATAAACTAGAGCCTGATGTTTGTGAGTTGCCTTGGTAAATGGCTTACAGGAGAATTAATAGATTCAAAATGCACCACGACACTCCTGACTGTCCTACAGTACCTCattatttgtcaaaaaaaaccCTTCAATGTCAATTATGTTACAGATATTACATTAAAACGCAAAAAACCTTAAGGAAACAGTCTATGTGGGTGCTGTTGAAATTTTAACAGCAGCAATTGTAATAACTCAATTAAGTCAAATTGTTTATATTTCTAGTtttacacactgtaaaaaaaaaaaaaaaaaacagaacaatctgGCGTTATggagaagagagtgagagagagaatatacATTAACCAGATCCCATGATTTGTAAAACACCGCAGTAGATTACAGCTCAGTTAACTGAGGAAAGTGCAAACTGAGATTTAGAGCAGAGACGGTTTGCATAATTTGTTTATGCAAGTAAGTAAGTGAGCTAATACAACACAAACCATTGAGCACAGCGTGAATCACGTTTGTTACCAAGATTAAATGATGCAAACAGTGGTCTGTGTTTGGAGGCCAGTTAGGAGATTCCTGTGTAAAACGGGAGGATTATTTGGACTGAATAACATGGCAGTCTGCTCTTTGACCGGTGCCAAACGGATATCTGAACATGTAGTTAACTTGAACTTCAAACCAGACGTATCTGTTGATGTTGTGCGTGACTTTTCCGTGGAGCCTGTTTATTCAGGTGTCTGCTCTTTATTTTTGCtagtttttttcttccttcttcttcttgtgacAAATACTCTTGTGCCGTAAAGAGCTTTCACGTCCATCAAACCACCAAACATTGCACTGTGTCCTGTAACCTGCCATCCCTTTTCCTCAAAAGCTAAAAACGATCACTGCAGAACAACTAATATTAGTTTGCACCAGTTTGACTTGTCTGAACTCTAATATAGCATAATTCACTCTATACAGGGTATAAGAgggaattaaaagaaaacaacctTATAAAACCTTGTAGTCATTGCGGAGAACCTCAAGATATTTGGATTTTAGAACAGGATGAGATCTCTGTTGGCTTTGCAGGTCTTTACAATGGGTCTTTCACTGCTCTCGGGCACTTTTGACTTTGAGACTGGCTAAATCTGTTTATGGCGGCCTGTCTCCTCGTCCCAAAGGTCAGTGAGCTTCACAGTGCCCTTCGCAGAGAACTTGTGTGGCATGTGGTCTACGTCCCCCGCCACCCCTCTGCCGTTTATGGTACGAAGCTGGCTGGAGAAATAGAAAGCAATGTTATTCCCACTAAAGTGTATGTGGGGgagtgtagagagagagagagagtgtgtgtgtgtgtgtgtgagtgagagtgcggGGTGAGTGTTAATGTGATAGAGAAAGAGCGGATAGGTAAAATGCTTAACGTCAAAGATCCATATCGTTTCACTCCTTTCAGAACTGTTATATATCGATTTTGACATGATTTGAAATGAGTTCTTTATGAGctttattttttctgaaatgtaCTATCTTATCAatttgtttttcaatagcatcACACCCCTTAGCACAGGGTGGGAAGGTTTCATTGCTGCCTTGGAAGAGCCGGATTCCTCCTAGACCAGTTTTCtctgatgaaaagaaaagaaaaacatcttagACCCTCAAAACTGATGGAGGTCGCGACGGCAAATCAGTgggcattttgttttgtgtttttgtgtagcCTGATGTATCACTTGCATCATtcaatttgtatttttgaaatCGCGTGACAACACACTAACAATGTAAAGAATGTACTCGGCATCTGTCAGAGCCTGAAGTGGTATTTGGCTCGGTGATATTCACATAGTATTATTTAATCTCGATTTTCCAATCGCAGAGTTTTGAGTTAGTaggttctttttttctttcgtGCTTCTTACTGCATATAAGCCAGTCTTTTCAAATGTTTAGTGTTTTGGAGGTGGACTGTCCTTTGGGCCTTAACGCACTCACTGAAGGTCAAGTATGCAGCATAGAGCTGGACAACTGCTTAAAGCCCTCATAATTTTATACAAGGAAAAATTGGAAAAACCTTTATGTCACCTGTTCAAGTTTGTTCAGTATCGGTTCAGTGCCCGTGCAGTGTAGTCTGGACTATGAGTTTCCCCCCGTTTATatgaacagaaatattttttctgtgcagtttctgtgtgtgtttaaaggatTGGCTCTGAAGGAAAGCTTGGAAAATCTACAGCTCAGACGACAAAGCAAACATCAGTACTAAGTGTCTGAGCAGGCATTTCAACAATATCTGAGGCTGTAGCGTAAAGCTCCGAGCTTCTATTTTGGGTCCACATACTGAGCCATTCCTGTGCAAGGCCAGCGCAAACTAAAATAATGCACTGTGACCCCCCCCGGTGCAGAAAGATCCAGCCAGTGCGCGTTTCGttacaattaaaataaatgttccaATTGGATGCTAAATTCGCGCTGATTGGAGtcaaaattacaaataaatattaTGCGATTTTAGGCATCAAACTACCTGACACCTGATTGTCTCCTTGCATGCACATATACTAACACTTTTTCAGGCCAGACTTTGGTTACAACAGGCACGATTTGACCaaataaggaaaaaagaaaaacatcaagtAATAGCTTGCCTCTAACTTCTAACAGGATATCAGTGCATAATTACGACACATACGCAAGTTAAAAGGTGGccaaacatagatttttgttaTTAATTTTGTCATTGTCACCAAACTGAGTGCCTTATCAACAAACACTCAACAACTTTGAAATCAAACCATTGCGTAATGCTTATCAGGGCGTGCGTAATTTTGTGCCGTCATGTGCGTAATTTCCCAAACTTGGCCCCAACAGCTTATATGGCATAGTTAGTTTGCCCTGAATTGTTTTCAAACACTGGACATATTATGCTGGCTAGTTTTAAAAGGTGACTTGGATATTTGAGAAGATTAACAGCGTAGTTAATAAAGGTCCAATACAAGCCGAGCCTAAAAATATCTCCGTAAATACATCGGCATGTGACAGGCCATAGCCTCAAGTGCTTTCAGCACataaaatgttctg
This sequence is a window from Pempheris klunzingeri isolate RE-2024b chromosome 11, fPemKlu1.hap1, whole genome shotgun sequence. Protein-coding genes within it:
- the hoxc12a gene encoding homeobox protein Hox-C12a; protein product: MGEHNLLNPGFVGPLVNIHTGDTFYFPNFRASGGQLAGLPSLSYPRRDNVCSLPWNPSEPCNGYSQSYFSSPVSINPSFNRSCEITRPEEGKCYYNSGNGNRETCSGGSSLKREDRARDTSLTSDHGMHSGIGNTAAFSKYDYGTEQLTQDPPSCQSMESDSSSSLLNEGSKPSSSDTQTLVSPGSHPSNIAAGGGAPWYPMHTRTRKKRKPYSKLQLAELEGEFMMNEFITRQRRRELSDRLNLSDQQVKIWFQNRRMKKKRLMLREQALAYF